Proteins encoded in a region of the Streptomyces sp. NBC_01298 genome:
- a CDS encoding nSTAND1 domain-containing NTPase, whose protein sequence is MGSGAGRPEKALDPQAGPTARFAAELRALRGAAGSVPYRELSARAGYSVTALSQAAAGNRLPSLPVTLAYAEACGGARTEWERRWREAEAETAAETEAARLALGADGGGTPPYRGLTRFEPEDESVFFGRERLTDHLTALVAEHRFTVVLGPSGSGKSSLLRAGLIPRLRRSEPPLPPAAALRVLTPGEHPMRTHGPVLAPAPGDGETWLIVDQFEEVFTLCADPEEREDFLAALLAARRPASRIRVVLGVRADFYANCLAHPALAEAARAATLPVGPLTAEEMRGAIVRPAAAAGLTVERALTARLVEEVTREPGSLPLLSHALLETWRRRRGRTLTLAGHEAAGGLRGALAQTAEGVYAELGPDRAPVARRLLLSLITPGDGSPGDGAPDTRRPVPRDTLVPPDSPEAGEAGAVLDRLARARLVTLDRDVVDLAHEALITAWPRLSGWIDTDRERLRRHRRLTQATENWLTRRRDAGALLRGGELTEAETTFADGADRAAELVPVEREFLRAGLASRARTRRIRRGVTSVVTLLLVLLTVASTNAWQQGRDNLRQRADAETRRAKGEELAAGQLAAVAQGLRSSDPALAMRLSVAAWRVAETAETRSALLAASVQAESDAYDVPDEAGPWTSHPALPVRLSADGRVAVTVDIDSVRAWDVTKRTAIGPETALDQATLFRGISPDGRTALLQGGDGKSDPVAGSGARRLDLVSGKALDAAPRPGGASTTWTASDQVVATMDMNGATGRLSLRDARSGRTLLEVPTGRHPLWALSPDGRHLALCARGGDAASPFERSEVPLRVWDVARGTELPAARPGGCAVESFRFTGDGAVLMSHETGGLTLWDPVTGREPAGINHNGLTEVTTSPDGRFAAAVDGREILMWRIAAPDRPVFRYSLANGAASQLRIDPKDGVLRYLTERRLGDTMVRTISYGPATTPDWNPEPASTGTFSADATTVAVDRRQGDSTWSEAYAVADGRRTARTPPADCPKAAPAASTQTPAEPPTGTPTAHDCRVLLALTPDGRTLAHARTDFAEGAEAGDGRRESAQEPVLWDIPGNKARPLPTDPEPSLAARMPITGMAVSPDGRSLLTTRAGVDTLDVRDLASGRRTGPRDLTKDRGSSMAASRSTRSAPVTVRPDGRLLATSSTTYDIPTGRRTERGQAMEPGGVLAYSPDGTRLAVGDGTGAVTLWDGRAERRLATLPAGIDAVGSDVLGSDSVKAVTALAFSPDGRTLAVAAASGTLRLWDVDSGRPLGSPLPTPGDGIVAVAFSPDGRTLHSAGAHSTVRTHQVAPVRLAESVCTRAGTGLSRSDWRTYLPDLPYRKTC, encoded by the coding sequence ATGGGAAGCGGTGCGGGAAGGCCGGAGAAGGCGCTCGATCCACAGGCCGGCCCCACCGCCCGGTTCGCGGCCGAGCTCCGCGCCCTGCGCGGCGCGGCCGGCTCCGTCCCCTACCGGGAACTGTCCGCGCGGGCCGGCTATTCGGTGACGGCCCTCTCCCAGGCCGCCGCCGGGAACCGGCTCCCGAGCCTGCCCGTGACGCTGGCCTACGCCGAGGCCTGCGGCGGCGCCCGTACGGAATGGGAACGACGCTGGCGGGAGGCCGAAGCCGAGACCGCCGCCGAGACCGAAGCCGCCCGCCTCGCGCTCGGCGCCGACGGCGGCGGAACTCCGCCCTACCGCGGCCTGACGCGCTTCGAACCCGAGGACGAGTCGGTGTTCTTCGGCCGGGAACGCCTGACCGACCACCTGACGGCCCTGGTCGCCGAACACCGCTTCACCGTCGTCCTCGGCCCCTCCGGCAGCGGCAAGTCCTCCCTGCTGAGGGCCGGCCTCATCCCGCGGCTGCGCCGCTCCGAGCCGCCGTTGCCGCCCGCCGCGGCCCTGCGCGTCCTCACCCCCGGCGAACACCCGATGCGGACCCACGGGCCGGTCCTCGCCCCGGCCCCCGGAGACGGGGAGACCTGGCTGATCGTCGACCAGTTCGAAGAGGTCTTCACGCTCTGCGCGGACCCCGAGGAACGCGAGGACTTCCTCGCGGCCCTGCTCGCCGCCCGCCGCCCAGCAAGCCGGATCCGCGTGGTGCTCGGCGTGCGCGCCGACTTCTACGCGAACTGCCTGGCCCACCCCGCCCTCGCCGAGGCCGCCCGGGCCGCGACCCTCCCCGTGGGTCCGCTGACCGCGGAGGAGATGCGCGGCGCCATCGTGCGCCCCGCGGCGGCGGCCGGCCTCACCGTCGAACGCGCCCTCACGGCCCGGCTCGTGGAAGAGGTCACCCGCGAACCCGGCAGCCTGCCGCTGCTCTCCCACGCCCTGCTGGAGACCTGGCGGCGCCGTCGCGGACGCACGCTGACCCTGGCCGGACACGAGGCGGCCGGCGGTCTGCGCGGCGCCCTGGCCCAGACCGCCGAAGGGGTGTACGCGGAGCTCGGGCCCGACCGCGCCCCCGTCGCGCGCCGCCTCCTGCTGAGCCTGATCACCCCGGGCGACGGATCCCCCGGCGACGGAGCCCCCGACACCCGGCGGCCCGTACCCCGCGACACCCTCGTGCCCCCGGACTCGCCGGAGGCCGGCGAGGCGGGGGCCGTGCTGGACCGGCTGGCCCGGGCCCGGCTCGTCACCCTCGACCGGGACGTCGTGGACCTGGCGCACGAGGCCCTGATCACCGCGTGGCCGCGGCTGAGCGGCTGGATCGACACCGACCGCGAACGGCTGCGACGCCACCGGCGGTTGACCCAGGCCACCGAGAACTGGCTGACCCGCCGGCGCGACGCCGGGGCGCTCCTGCGCGGAGGGGAACTGACCGAGGCCGAGACCACGTTCGCGGACGGAGCCGACCGTGCCGCCGAACTGGTGCCGGTGGAGCGGGAGTTCCTGCGCGCGGGACTCGCGTCCCGGGCCCGTACACGCCGGATCCGGCGGGGCGTGACCTCCGTCGTCACCCTCCTGCTCGTCCTGCTCACGGTGGCGAGCACGAACGCCTGGCAGCAGGGCCGCGACAACCTCCGCCAGCGGGCCGACGCCGAGACCCGGCGGGCCAAGGGGGAGGAACTGGCCGCCGGTCAACTGGCTGCCGTGGCCCAGGGGCTACGGAGCTCCGACCCCGCCCTGGCGATGCGGCTGAGCGTGGCCGCCTGGCGGGTCGCCGAGACCGCCGAGACCCGGTCGGCGCTGCTGGCGGCGTCCGTCCAGGCCGAGTCCGACGCCTACGACGTGCCCGACGAGGCGGGCCCCTGGACCTCCCACCCGGCGCTCCCGGTCCGGTTGAGCGCGGACGGCCGCGTCGCGGTCACCGTCGACATCGACTCCGTACGCGCCTGGGACGTCACGAAGAGGACGGCGATCGGCCCGGAGACGGCCCTCGACCAGGCCACCCTGTTCCGCGGGATCTCCCCGGACGGCCGCACGGCCCTGCTCCAGGGGGGCGACGGGAAGTCGGATCCCGTAGCCGGTAGTGGGGCCCGCCGACTGGACCTGGTGTCCGGGAAGGCGCTGGACGCCGCGCCCCGGCCGGGGGGCGCTTCGACCACCTGGACCGCCTCCGATCAGGTCGTCGCCACCATGGACATGAACGGTGCCACCGGCCGGCTCTCGCTCCGGGACGCACGGAGCGGCCGGACCCTGCTGGAGGTGCCGACCGGGCGGCATCCCCTGTGGGCGCTGAGCCCCGACGGACGCCACCTGGCCCTGTGCGCCAGGGGAGGGGACGCGGCGAGCCCCTTCGAACGGAGCGAGGTCCCCCTGCGGGTCTGGGACGTGGCCCGGGGCACCGAGCTGCCCGCCGCCCGACCCGGCGGGTGCGCCGTCGAGTCGTTCCGGTTCACCGGCGACGGCGCCGTCCTCATGAGCCACGAGACGGGCGGCTTGACCCTGTGGGACCCGGTCACGGGCCGGGAACCGGCCGGGATCAACCACAACGGCCTAACCGAGGTGACCACCAGCCCCGACGGCCGGTTCGCCGCGGCCGTCGACGGCCGGGAGATCCTGATGTGGCGGATAGCCGCGCCCGACCGGCCTGTCTTCCGGTACTCCCTCGCCAACGGGGCCGCCTCCCAGCTCCGCATCGACCCGAAGGACGGGGTCCTCAGGTACCTGACCGAACGCCGGCTCGGGGACACCATGGTGCGTACGATCTCCTACGGGCCGGCCACGACACCGGACTGGAACCCCGAGCCGGCATCGACGGGCACCTTCAGCGCGGACGCCACGACCGTCGCCGTCGACCGCCGACAGGGCGACAGCACCTGGTCCGAGGCCTACGCCGTCGCCGACGGCCGGCGCACCGCCCGCACCCCGCCGGCCGACTGCCCGAAGGCCGCACCGGCGGCGTCCACGCAAACGCCCGCGGAACCGCCCACCGGGACGCCCACGGCACACGACTGCCGCGTCCTCCTGGCACTCACCCCCGACGGACGCACCCTCGCCCATGCCCGGACCGACTTCGCCGAAGGCGCGGAGGCCGGAGACGGACGGCGCGAGAGCGCCCAGGAGCCGGTGCTGTGGGACATACCGGGGAACAAGGCCCGCCCCCTCCCCACGGACCCGGAACCGTCGCTCGCCGCCCGGATGCCCATCACGGGAATGGCCGTCTCACCCGACGGCCGGTCCCTGCTCACGACGCGCGCGGGGGTCGACACCCTGGACGTCCGGGACCTGGCGAGCGGCCGCCGGACCGGGCCGCGGGACCTCACGAAGGACCGGGGCTCCTCGATGGCAGCCTCCCGGAGCACCCGGTCCGCCCCGGTCACGGTCCGCCCCGACGGCCGCCTGCTCGCGACCTCCTCGACCACCTACGACATCCCCACCGGCCGGCGCACCGAACGGGGCCAGGCCATGGAACCGGGCGGGGTACTGGCCTACAGCCCCGACGGCACACGCCTGGCGGTCGGTGACGGGACCGGCGCGGTCACCCTGTGGGACGGACGGGCCGAGCGACGACTGGCCACCCTCCCGGCCGGGATCGACGCGGTCGGCTCCGACGTGCTCGGCTCCGACTCCGTCAAGGCCGTCACCGCCCTGGCGTTCTCCCCCGACGGCCGGACCCTGGCCGTGGCGGCCGCCTCCGGCACGCTCCGGCTCTGGGACGTGGACTCGGGCCGGCCGCTGGGATCACCGCTGCCGACCCCCGGTGACGGGATAGTCGCCGTCGCCTTCTCTCCCGACGGCCGCACCCTGCACAGCGCGGGCGCACACAGCACCGTCCGTACCCACCAGGTGGCCCCGGTCCGGCTCGCGGAGTCCGTCTGCACCCGGGCCGGAACGGGACTGTCCCGGTCCGACTGGCGCACCTACCTCCCGGATCTCCCTTACCGAAAGACCTGCTGA
- a CDS encoding S8 family peptidase encodes MFIRTHRARRAAGALALATAVVALSTGLTGPAGAASAASPTSDTPPAATTGTPVTVTLITGDRVTVDGGGALVRFEPAKGRERVPVEIERADGRTLVLPADARALLASGKLDRRLFDVTTLADPTLRTLHRDGLGLIVQYEGSAAAARDELRSAAGKGAGRALQTVNAEAVQASSADAAKVWEALTNPTTRGARTAGAGIAKIWLDGVRRASLDKSTKQIGADRAWQAGFDGKGVKIAVLDTGVDKTHADLKTQVVGEKNFSDSPDTADRVGHGTHVASIAAGTGAASGGLLKGVAPGAKVISGKVLDDQGYGSDSAVIAGMEWAVAEGADIVNLSLGSRDFPGVDPVEATVDRLSAEKGVLFAIAAGNDGAGASTVGSPGSADAALTVGAVDRKDVLADFSSRGPRVGDGAVKPDLTAPGVGITAAAAAGSKLDTDPGAQHPVPGYLVLNGTSMATPHVAGAAALLKQKNPGWTGTELKGALTASTKAGAAGVQEQGTGRVQVDKALTQTVITEQPSVSLGTAQWPHADDKPLTKKIAYRNLGKTDVTLDLAVTGTDSRGKPAPAGFFTLGAKKVTVPAGGRAEVALAADTRLGEVDGAFSAYVTATGGGQSVRSGAAAVREAEAYDVTITTVDRDGRPAREFAHSLFGIGGAADGIWEGISNETGARTLRLPKGTYALHGAVYQDGSDLTKGVDWLVQPRLEVTGTTKVKVDARTAKPVDITVPGLATADFALPYYQQKVGEGHLGNGWVLPKGYTGFRSAHMGPAVTDGSLTQSWLATFIKAPAAQYNVALGGVTNRLATGYERHLKSTQLAKLSVEMGAPARGKSGYAYAAPTLPGMSQGDFYGAVQPAPGTRTLLLSALDGATWRSGFWQLGAPNADGDQRLEADQASLEPKRYKAGSSYRETFNTGVFGPVLGKGLGVFRGAPDPETGKQTITGAVPLFGDGAGHPGSSALTKTTTTLYRNGVKVAENADPLSGWEPFTVDGAAAKYRLTTSVERSKDVSAVSTRIDTSFTFRSGQVAAHTALPVSTVRFDAALDTASRAPAGKVTRIPVTVQGAASGKNLKSLTISVSLDGGATWKQVKVTDGAFSVRNPAKNQGISFRAQVTDKQGNVSAVTVVNAYLGK; translated from the coding sequence TTGTTCATACGGACGCACAGGGCTCGACGCGCCGCCGGGGCCCTCGCCCTCGCCACCGCCGTCGTCGCCCTCAGCACGGGGCTGACCGGCCCCGCGGGGGCGGCATCCGCCGCCTCCCCCACGAGTGACACCCCGCCCGCCGCCACCACGGGCACCCCCGTGACCGTCACGCTGATCACCGGTGACCGGGTGACCGTGGACGGCGGCGGCGCCCTCGTCCGCTTCGAACCCGCCAAGGGCCGTGAGCGCGTACCGGTCGAGATCGAACGCGCCGACGGCCGCACGCTGGTCCTCCCCGCCGACGCCCGGGCCCTGCTGGCCTCCGGCAAGCTGGACCGGCGCCTCTTCGACGTCACCACGCTCGCCGACCCGACCCTGCGCACGCTGCACCGCGACGGACTCGGCCTGATCGTCCAGTACGAGGGCTCCGCCGCGGCGGCCCGAGACGAGCTGCGGTCCGCCGCCGGCAAGGGAGCGGGGCGTGCCCTCCAGACCGTCAACGCCGAAGCCGTCCAGGCGTCGTCCGCTGACGCCGCGAAAGTCTGGGAGGCCCTGACCAACCCCACGACGCGTGGGGCCCGTACCGCCGGCGCCGGCATCGCCAAGATCTGGCTGGACGGCGTGCGCCGGGCGAGCCTGGACAAGAGCACCAAGCAGATCGGCGCCGACCGGGCCTGGCAGGCCGGGTTCGACGGCAAGGGCGTGAAGATCGCCGTCCTGGACACCGGTGTGGACAAGACCCACGCGGACCTGAAGACCCAGGTCGTCGGGGAGAAGAACTTCTCCGACTCCCCCGACACCGCGGACCGGGTCGGCCACGGCACCCACGTGGCCTCCATCGCGGCCGGCACCGGGGCCGCGTCCGGCGGCCTCCTCAAGGGCGTCGCGCCCGGCGCCAAGGTGATCAGCGGCAAGGTCCTCGACGACCAGGGCTACGGCAGCGACTCCGCCGTCATCGCGGGCATGGAGTGGGCCGTCGCCGAGGGTGCGGACATCGTCAACCTCAGCCTCGGCAGCCGTGACTTCCCCGGTGTCGACCCGGTCGAGGCCACCGTCGACCGGCTGTCGGCGGAGAAGGGCGTCCTGTTCGCCATCGCCGCGGGCAACGACGGCGCCGGCGCGTCCACGGTCGGCTCGCCCGGCAGCGCCGACGCCGCCCTGACCGTCGGCGCCGTCGACCGCAAGGACGTCCTCGCGGACTTCTCCAGCAGGGGCCCGCGCGTCGGCGACGGTGCGGTCAAGCCCGACCTCACCGCGCCCGGCGTCGGCATCACCGCCGCGGCCGCCGCGGGGAGCAAGCTCGACACCGATCCCGGAGCCCAGCACCCCGTACCGGGTTACCTGGTGCTCAACGGCACCTCCATGGCCACTCCGCACGTGGCCGGGGCCGCGGCGCTGCTCAAGCAGAAGAACCCCGGCTGGACCGGTACCGAGCTCAAGGGCGCGCTGACCGCTTCCACGAAGGCCGGCGCGGCCGGCGTCCAGGAGCAGGGCACCGGCCGCGTGCAAGTGGACAAGGCCCTCACCCAGACGGTGATCACCGAGCAGCCGTCGGTGTCCCTCGGCACGGCCCAGTGGCCGCACGCCGACGACAAGCCGCTCACCAAGAAGATCGCCTACCGCAACCTCGGCAAGACCGACGTCACCCTCGACCTCGCGGTCACGGGAACCGACTCGCGGGGCAAGCCCGCCCCGGCCGGGTTCTTCACCCTCGGCGCCAAGAAGGTGACCGTGCCCGCAGGGGGCCGGGCCGAGGTCGCCCTGGCCGCCGACACCCGGCTCGGCGAGGTCGACGGCGCCTTCTCCGCCTACGTCACCGCCACCGGCGGCGGCCAGTCGGTGCGCTCGGGCGCGGCAGCCGTGCGTGAGGCCGAGGCGTACGACGTCACCATCACGACGGTCGACCGCGACGGCCGCCCCGCCCGCGAGTTCGCCCACTCCCTGTTCGGGATCGGCGGCGCCGCCGACGGCATCTGGGAGGGCATCAGCAACGAGACCGGCGCCCGCACCCTGCGCCTGCCCAAGGGCACCTACGCGCTCCACGGCGCCGTGTACCAGGACGGCTCGGACCTCACCAAGGGCGTGGACTGGCTCGTCCAGCCGCGACTGGAGGTCACCGGAACCACCAAGGTCAAGGTCGACGCGCGCACCGCGAAGCCGGTGGACATCACCGTCCCGGGTCTGGCCACGGCCGACTTCGCCCTGCCGTACTACCAGCAGAAGGTCGGCGAAGGCCACCTCGGCAACGGCTGGGTCCTCCCCAAGGGCTACACCGGGTTCCGCTCCGCCCACATGGGGCCGGCCGTGACCGACGGCTCGCTCACGCAGAGCTGGCTCGCGACCTTCATCAAGGCGCCGGCCGCCCAGTACAACGTCGCCCTCGGCGGCGTGACGAACCGCCTCGCCACCGGGTACGAGCGGCACCTGAAGTCGACGCAGCTGGCGAAGCTCTCCGTGGAGATGGGCGCGCCCGCCCGCGGCAAGTCCGGCTACGCCTACGCCGCCCCCACCCTGCCCGGCATGTCCCAGGGCGACTTCTACGGGGCCGTCCAGCCCGCTCCCGGCACCCGTACGCTCCTGCTCTCCGCCCTCGACGGCGCGACCTGGCGCAGCGGGTTCTGGCAGCTCGGCGCCCCGAACGCCGACGGCGACCAGCGCCTCGAGGCGGACCAGGCCTCCCTGGAGCCGAAGCGCTACAAGGCCGGCTCCTCGTACCGCGAGACCTTCAACACCGGGGTCTTCGGACCGGTCCTGGGCAAGGGCCTGGGCGTGTTCCGCGGCGCACCCGACCCGGAGACGGGCAAGCAGACCATCACCGGCGCGGTGCCCCTGTTCGGTGACGGCGCCGGCCACCCGGGCTCATCGGCGCTCACCAAGACCACCACGACCCTGTACCGCAACGGCGTCAAGGTCGCCGAGAACGCGGACCCGCTCAGCGGCTGGGAGCCCTTCACGGTCGACGGCGCCGCCGCCAAGTACCGGCTGACCACCTCCGTCGAGCGGTCCAAGGACGTCTCCGCCGTCTCCACCCGCATCGACACGAGCTTCACCTTCCGCTCCGGCCAGGTCGCCGCCCACACCGCGCTCCCGGTCTCCACGGTGCGCTTCGACGCCGCGCTCGACACCGCCTCCCGCGCTCCGGCGGGCAAGGTCACCCGGATCCCCGTGACCGTGCAGGGCGCGGCCTCCGGGAAGAACCTCAAGTCGCTGACGATCTCCGTGAGCCTCGACGGCGGCGCGACCTGGAAGCAGGTCAAGGTCACCGACGGCGCGTTCTCCGTCCGGAACCCCGCCAAGAACCAGGGGATCTCCTTCCGGGCCCAGGTCACCGACAAGCAGGGCAACGTCTCCGCGGTCACGGTCGTCAACGCCTACCTGGGCAAGTGA
- a CDS encoding GlxA family transcriptional regulator, with protein MTSRPLPKSPALHRVVAVLRPPQSTFPLACATEVFADHSPAIPARYAFEVCTEHPGPVRTQAGYDLLVTTGLDALERADTVLIPGWQQPAGTEVSTTLIAAIRRAHGRGARVVGICSGAFVLAAAGLLDERRAATHWAQAPELAARFPRVRVDPAVLYVDHGDVATSAGSAAGVDLCLHLVRTDQGAAYAMRIARQMVMPPHREGCQLQYAELPTSGPVADSLAPLLEWLSGRLDQPVSVAEMALRARVSARTLTRRFTDQLGISPGRWLLDRRIAATRALLEETDLPVETIAHRVGLSSAVNLRRRFHEALRTTPAAYRRAFRADGAGSLLSARGPQGPG; from the coding sequence ATGACGTCTCGTCCGCTGCCGAAGTCCCCCGCGCTCCACCGGGTCGTGGCCGTGCTGCGGCCCCCGCAGTCGACCTTCCCGCTGGCCTGCGCGACCGAGGTGTTCGCCGACCACAGCCCGGCCATCCCCGCCCGCTACGCGTTCGAGGTCTGTACCGAGCACCCCGGCCCGGTACGGACCCAAGCCGGATACGACCTCCTGGTGACGACGGGCCTGGACGCCCTGGAGCGCGCGGACACGGTACTGATCCCGGGCTGGCAACAGCCCGCCGGAACCGAGGTGTCGACCACGCTGATCGCCGCGATCCGGCGGGCACACGGTCGCGGCGCGCGGGTCGTCGGCATCTGCTCGGGCGCCTTCGTGCTCGCCGCAGCCGGACTGCTGGACGAGCGGCGGGCCGCCACCCACTGGGCCCAGGCCCCGGAACTGGCCGCCCGGTTCCCGCGGGTCCGGGTCGACCCCGCCGTGCTGTACGTGGACCACGGCGACGTCGCGACCAGCGCCGGATCGGCGGCCGGCGTCGACCTCTGCCTGCACCTGGTACGCACCGACCAGGGAGCCGCGTACGCGATGCGGATCGCCCGCCAGATGGTGATGCCCCCGCACCGCGAGGGCTGCCAGCTGCAGTACGCCGAACTGCCCACCTCCGGACCGGTGGCGGACTCGCTGGCCCCGCTGCTGGAGTGGCTGAGCGGAAGGCTGGACCAGCCGGTCAGCGTCGCCGAGATGGCGCTCCGCGCCCGGGTGTCGGCCCGCACGCTGACCCGGCGCTTCACCGACCAGTTGGGGATCAGCCCCGGACGCTGGCTGCTGGACCGGCGGATCGCCGCCACCCGGGCCTTGCTGGAAGAGACCGACCTGCCCGTGGAAACCATCGCGCACCGCGTCGGCCTCTCCTCGGCCGTCAACCTGCGCCGACGCTTCCACGAGGCCCTGCGCACCACACCCGCCGCCTACCGGAGGGCCTTCCGGGCCGACGGGGCGGGGAGCCTCCTGTCCGCTCGGGGCCCGCAGGGCCCGGGCTGA
- a CDS encoding MFS transporter has protein sequence MTNVQAQKQTQTQIQARTQAQTQAQIQAAQTEPPAAGASLWDRRFTLYFTARAVSLVGDAMMPVAAALAVGPLYGISGVGLVLGTWTGTFVLLVLFGGVFADRVGARRMMVGADLVRVLTQGVLAAAFFAGTPPFWLLVTMAAVAGAAVAMFQPGVNGMVPLVAREPQRANATLKVADALAQLLGPALAGLLIVLTGAGTVYAINAGTFVLSALCLGLIRFSPAAASAQAPAGAGSAAAKLVSLRRDLRQGWREFRSRTWMWAVILIWVAYGVLLFGPLVPLSSAVIGARLGPNAYGLAVSFLGVGTVLGGLLAMRLRPVRPLAAGALAMVLFAVLPLCVALGAGLPVLLAGHVLGGGAWAFWSVMWATSVQTHTPPEVLNRVTAYELAGSVSGIALGQILAGPATELASPRTLLLVSAGTCLAGCVALLSIPAIRTLRRVTGADSAEAAPAAH, from the coding sequence GTGACGAACGTACAGGCGCAGAAACAGACCCAGACGCAGATACAGGCGCGGACGCAGGCGCAGACGCAGGCACAGATACAGGCGGCGCAGACCGAGCCGCCGGCCGCCGGGGCCTCCTTGTGGGACCGCCGGTTCACGCTCTACTTCACCGCCCGTGCGGTCTCCTTGGTCGGCGACGCGATGATGCCGGTGGCCGCCGCGCTCGCGGTCGGCCCGCTGTACGGGATCTCCGGGGTCGGCTTGGTGCTCGGCACCTGGACCGGGACGTTCGTACTCCTGGTCCTGTTCGGCGGGGTGTTCGCCGACCGGGTGGGGGCGCGCCGGATGATGGTGGGTGCGGACCTCGTCCGGGTGCTCACCCAGGGCGTGCTGGCTGCCGCGTTCTTCGCCGGGACACCACCGTTCTGGCTGCTGGTGACCATGGCGGCGGTGGCCGGCGCGGCGGTCGCGATGTTCCAGCCGGGCGTGAACGGCATGGTTCCGCTGGTCGCACGGGAACCGCAGCGTGCCAACGCCACGCTCAAGGTCGCCGACGCGCTCGCCCAACTGCTCGGCCCGGCCCTGGCGGGGCTGCTGATCGTGCTCACCGGCGCCGGGACGGTCTACGCGATCAACGCCGGCACCTTCGTGCTCAGCGCCCTGTGCCTGGGGCTCATCCGCTTCTCCCCCGCCGCCGCGTCCGCGCAAGCCCCGGCCGGCGCCGGGTCGGCCGCCGCCAAGCTGGTTTCGCTCCGTCGCGACCTGCGCCAAGGCTGGCGGGAGTTCCGCTCCCGCACCTGGATGTGGGCGGTGATCCTGATCTGGGTGGCGTACGGCGTACTGCTCTTCGGCCCGCTGGTGCCGCTCAGCTCAGCGGTGATCGGGGCCCGGCTCGGCCCGAACGCCTACGGCCTGGCCGTCTCCTTCCTCGGTGTCGGAACGGTGCTCGGCGGCTTGCTGGCCATGCGGCTGCGTCCGGTCCGGCCGCTGGCCGCGGGCGCGCTGGCCATGGTCCTGTTCGCGGTGCTGCCGCTCTGTGTGGCGCTGGGCGCCGGACTGCCGGTGCTGCTGGCGGGCCACGTCCTCGGTGGTGGGGCCTGGGCGTTCTGGTCGGTGATGTGGGCGACCAGCGTGCAGACCCACACGCCGCCGGAGGTCCTCAACCGGGTCACCGCGTACGAGCTGGCCGGCTCGGTGTCCGGCATCGCGCTCGGTCAGATCCTGGCGGGCCCGGCCACCGAGCTGGCCTCCCCGCGAACACTGCTGCTGGTCTCGGCGGGCACCTGCCTGGCCGGCTGTGTGGCACTACTGTCGATCCCGGCCATCCGCACCCTCCGCCGCGTCACTGGCGCCGACAGCGCCGAAGCGGCGCCAGCGGCGCACTGA